Genomic window (Spirosoma sp. KCTC 42546):
ATGGCACATCGACCCTCCGACCATCGAGGGGCCATCACCTGACTGATGCCATCAAAATAAATATCCTGGTTGGCATCGAGTTCGGCTAGAATTCGGGGTGCCTCCCAGCCTGCATCGGCAAACTTCTTTTTTAGAATTTCCTTCTGCTCAGAAACTGGCAATCGTTCGTATCCTTTCGGGTCTGACAAAAATGAAAAGGAAACCCGGGTTGTGCCTTCGTTGTCTGGCCGAATGAAGATTACCCGTGAACCTGGTGCGTTGTACCAACGTGCCCAGTTCGTATCGGTTGCTGAGCGTGGAATGGTAAAATACGAAATGTAAAGACCTAACGGCCGAATAGTGGGTTCATCCCCAAAGAGTAACGTACGCGTTTTTGAACGGATGCCGTCTGCACAAATGACAAGGTCAAACTGCTGTTCAATACCGTTCTGAAATGCTACAGTAACGCCAGTTTTTCCTTCCGTCAACTGAACGATCTGTGTGCCAAATATATACTCGACCTTATCTTTCGTCAGGTCGAAAAGCAGTTTAGCCAGATCTCCCCGAAGAATCTCCAGTTCACGAGTTCCTACAGTTGATTCACCTTTCGGGAGTTCGGCTTTACTAATGTTGTGTTCATCTACGAAACATACGCCTAACTCACCTGTGTTTGCCGCACGAATGTCGTCTTCGATACCCATCAATTGGACAATTTTTTGGGCGGCCCCGGTTATGTCAATATTCTGGCCACCCAGTCTGAGTGAGTCTGCCCGTTCCACTATGGTGGTTTGAAAGCCAAAACGAGTAAGCCAGAAGGCCAGGGTGGGGCCGGCAATACTTGCCCCGGAAATAAGCACTGTTGTTGGCTTCATGTCGTGTTAGGTACCAGACAATGAGTTACTAACTTTCGCCCTTGGGCAGTCCGTTGAACTCAATAGGGTTGTCTATTGGGCAAATGTACCGAATGATACACCGATTTTAATACCACCCCAACGGTGGGGCTTGCCCGTTTCAAACTCTCGGGTCAGCAAGGACTGATAATATTCCAGATACAGTTTTTTGTACCGGAGCACAGCTCCATAGTTCGCCTGAAAGGTAGTGCGCGCCAGTTGGTCGGCGGGAATCACGTACGGGCTGGTGCGGTTAAACAGGCCGCCTTGCAGAGTGGCATCGTAGCCGACTAAACTGACCAGCGGCTGTGCGTACACATACAATTGCAGCGGTAACCGCCTTTGGGTCGAGGTAGTACCAAACGGCGAATCGAACCGACCTGCCATCACCACAAACCCCGTTTGCAACCGATCCGCGAAGGTGCCCACCTGTGCCTGCGCATTAGCGCTGACCGACAGCGCATTCCGATAGGCATAGAGTTGTTTCTCGTAATTGAGGTTGTAATTCAGAATCACGTCGTTGCGAATCTGATGCTGCCAGCCGTGGGGTTCAACACCATTTATGAGTCGATGAATAGCCGCCTGCATTTCGCCCCCAAAAGCAACAGATCCAATCATTCCGGTGCTCAACACCGACGATACTCTAACCCGGCGCAACGTATCAGTTGCTATACTGAACGTTTTGAGCAGAATACAGCCCGCAAAAGGAC
Coding sequences:
- a CDS encoding FAD-dependent monooxygenase codes for the protein MKPTTVLISGASIAGPTLAFWLTRFGFQTTIVERADSLRLGGQNIDITGAAQKIVQLMGIEDDIRAANTGELGVCFVDEHNISKAELPKGESTVGTRELEILRGDLAKLLFDLTKDKVEYIFGTQIVQLTEGKTGVTVAFQNGIEQQFDLVICADGIRSKTRTLLFGDEPTIRPLGLYISYFTIPRSATDTNWARWYNAPGSRVIFIRPDNEGTTRVSFSFLSDPKGYERLPVSEQKEILKKKFADAGWEAPRILAELDANQDIYFDGISQVMAPRWSEGRCAMVGDAAFCPSPLSGMGTSLAIVGAYVLAGELARNADYRQAFAAYESLLRPYVNQVQKLPPGVPWAAHPKTKFGISLFYAGIRLISSRLVKRISDLFSSKTKDPTEDKIILPDYWKNTSI
- a CDS encoding lipid A deacylase LpxR family protein, which encodes MQTIKIILVVLGWLIPLVGLAQRIDNTASFRQMGSDNYFRLHYDNDYFTTTDYYYTQGYNFEVVNPALRKNPLTKLLIKARASHIQYGLALEHFGFTPTTIQSDAILVGDRPFAGCILLKTFSIATDTLRRVRVSSVLSTGMIGSVAFGGEMQAAIHRLINGVEPHGWQHQIRNDVILNYNLNYEKQLYAYRNALSVSANAQAQVGTFADRLQTGFVVMAGRFDSPFGTTSTQRRLPLQLYVYAQPLVSLVGYDATLQGGLFNRTSPYVIPADQLARTTFQANYGAVLRYKKLYLEYYQSLLTREFETGKPHRWGGIKIGVSFGTFAQ